In a single window of the Hippoglossus hippoglossus isolate fHipHip1 chromosome 7, fHipHip1.pri, whole genome shotgun sequence genome:
- the stk35 gene encoding serine/threonine-protein kinase 35 gives MLTFNKKEAMDICDGKKRRKVSGVVRGCRRSVAAKMKREAGMVLRSLTVENNNHTEPMVEEEDDDCFSIGFLRSERPHPGTVVSPRYNLLREVGRGSYGVVYEALSRKTGARVAVKRLHCDAPENVELALAEFWALTSLENRHQNVVQLDECVLQKNGLAQKMSHGNKRSRQYLRLVETSLKGERILGYPEEPCYLWFVMEFCEGGDLNQYILSRRPDPHTNRSFMRQLTSAVAFLHKNNIVHRDLKPDNILISQKSGSPVLKVADFGLSKVCAGLNSKNSEEHPSSATAASGRGSNQNNIININKFWLSSACGSDFYMAPEVWEGHYTAKADIFALGIIIWAMVERITFIDAESKRELLGTYIRQGTEIVPVGEALLENPKMVLHIPQRARSSMSEGVKKLLQDMLAVNPQDRPDAFQLEVRMDQVTCAA, from the exons ATGCTTACTTTCAACAAAAAAGAAGCTATGGATATTTGCGacgggaagaagaggagaaaggtAAGCGGCGTTGTGCGGGGCTGCAGGCGGAGTGTGGCCGCCAAGATGAAGAGGGAGGCCGGCATGGTCCTTCGCTCCCTCACGGTGGAGAACAACAACCACACGGAGCCaatggtggaggaagaggacgacGACTGCTTCTCAATCGGCTTCCTGCGGAGCGAGCGGCCGCATCCCGGCACGGTGGTGTCTCCCCGGTACAATCTCCTGCGGGAGGTCGGCCGGGGCAGCTACGGGGTGGTTTATGAGGCTTTATCCCGGAAAACAGGGGCCCGGGTGGCGGTGAAGAGGCTCCACTGCGACGCCCCAGAAAACGTGGAGCTTGCTCTGGCCGAGTTCTGGGCCCTGACCAGCCTGGAGAACCGGCACCAGAATGTGGTCCAGCTGGACGAGTGCGTCCTGCAGAAGAACGGCCTGGCCCAAAAGATGAGCCACGGAAACAAGAGGTCCAGACAGTACCTGCGCCTGGTGGAGACGTCCCTCAAAG GGGAACGCATCCTGGGTTACCCAGAGGAGCCGTGCTATCTCTGGTTCGTCATGGAGTTTTGTGAGGGTGGAGACCTCAACCAGTACATCTTGTCCCGTCGGCCCGACCCCCACACCAACAGGAGCTTTATGCGGCAGTTGACGAGTGCAGTAGCTTTCTTACACAAGAACAACATTGTCCATCGTGATCTGAAACCAGATAACATTCTCATCTCACAGAAATCTGGTTCCCCTGTTCTCAAAGTCGCAGACTTTGGCCTCAGTAAAGTTTGTGCTGGCCTAAACTCCAAGAACAGTGAAGAACACCCTTCATCAGCCACAGCAGCAAGTGGCAGAGGCAGTAACCAGAATAACATCATCAACATTAACAAGTTCTGGTTGTCATCAGCTTGTGGCTCAGACTTCTACATGGCCCCGGAGGTGTGGGAGGGCCACTACACTGCCAAGGCTGATATCTTCGCCCTGGGCATCATCATCTGGGCCATGGTTGAGCGGATCACTTTCATTGATGCAGAGTCCAAGCGTGAACTGTTAGGCACCTACATACGGCAGGGCACAGAGATTGTACCTGTTGGGGAGGCCCTGTTGGAGAATCCCAAGATGGTTCTCCATATCCCTCAGAGGGCCAGGAGCTCCATGTCTGAAGGCGTGAAAAAACTCCTTCAAGACATGCTCGCAGTCAACCCTCAGGACAGACCAGACGCCTTCCAGCTGGAGGTGCGGATGGACCAAGTCACATGTGCTGCATGA